From Lonchura striata isolate bLonStr1 chromosome 38, bLonStr1.mat, whole genome shotgun sequence, one genomic window encodes:
- the SYT3 gene encoding synaptotagmin-3 produces the protein MSGDYEEDVCRSALRLVHELCFAPRARPPHARCLEFTDLLRHRGHPRPADTEVSVSLLSVIVTFCGLVLLGVSLFVSWKLCWLPWRHKGGPGGVPPRKDPPQPGGGGAAPFGDPLPERGDPPEPPPERCYLDMGPCPEIGGGSRALGPPEFGGDGGGGGAGTLPSAPSQQLVGGSSSLPPVPEEPPAHLGQIQPELYGPAGDPEPGGARGGHAGGPGGPAPSCGRLNVSLRYSYGSQQLLVRVLRARDLPAKDSNGFSDPYVKIYLLPDRKKKFQTKVLRRTLNPEWDETFSFGVPFAELPARRLHFSVYDFDRFSRHDLIGQVVLDNLLEAAEARPEMAIWRDIQEGTGEKADLGEVNFSLCYLPTAGRLTVTVIRASNLRAMDLTGYSDPYVKASLMAEGRRLKKRKTSIKKNTLNPNYNEALVFDVPHESVHHVSLTIAVVDYDCIGHNEVIGLCRVGSDADGPGREHWAQMLANPRKPIEHWHTLVEEKALTKAAPRDKAALGEPLGPA, from the exons ATGTCCGGGGACTACGAGGAGGACGTTTGCCGCAGCGCGCTGCGCCTGGTGCACGAGCTCTGCTtcgcgccccgcgcccgcccgccccacGCCCGCTGCCTCGAGTTCACCGACCTGCTGCGGCACCGCGGGCACCCGCGGCCGGCCGACACAG AGGTGTCGGTGTCGCTGCTCTCGGTCATCGTCACCTTCTGCGGGCTGGTCCTGCTGGGGGTCTCGCTCTTCGTCTCCTggaagctctgctggctgccctGGCGCCACaaggggggtcccgggggggtcccccCGAGGAAAGACCCCCCCCAGcccggggggggaggggcggcgcCCTTCGGGGACCCCCTGCCCGAGCGGGGGgacccccccgagcccccccccGAGCGCTGCTACCTGGACATGGGGCCCTGCCCCGAAATTGGGGGGGGGTCCCGCGCtctg ggaccccccgaGTTCGGGGGGGACggaggggggggaggggcggggacCCTGCCCAGCGCCCCCTCGCAGCAGCTGGTGGGGGGCAG CTCCTCGCTGCCCCCCGTCCCCGAGGAGCCCCCGGCCCACCTGGGCCAGATCCAGCCCGAGCTCTACGGCCCCGCCGGTGACCCCGAGCCGGGCGGCGCCCGCGGTGGCCACGCCGGTGGCCCCGGTGGCCCGGCGCCGTCCTGCGGCCGCCTGAACGTGTCCCTGCGCTACTCCTAcggctcccagcagctcctggtgcgCGTCCTGCGCGCCCGGGACCTGCCGGCCAAGGACTCCAACGGCTTCTCGGACCCCTACGTGAAGATCTACCTGCTGCCCGACCGCAAGAAGAAGTTCCAGACCAAGGTGCTGCGGCGGACGCTGAACCCCGAGTGGGACGAGACCTTCAGCTTCGGGGTGCCCTTCGCCGAGCTGCCGGCGCGGCGGCTGCACTTCAGCGTCTACGACTTCGACCGCTTCTCGCGGCACGACCTCATCGGGCAGGTGGTGCTGGACAACCTGCTGGAGGCGGCCGAGGCGCGGCCGGAGATGGCCATCTGGAGGGACATCCAGGAGGGCACGGGG GAGAAGGCCGACCTGGGCGAGGTGAACTTCTCCCTCTGTTACCTGCCCACGGCCGGGCGCCTCACGGTCACCGTCATCCGCGCCTCCAACCTGCGCGCCATGGACCTCACCGGCTACTCAG ACCCCTACGTGAAGGCCTCGCTGATGGCCGAGGGCCGGCGGCTGAAGAAGCGCAAGACGTCCATCAAGAAGAACACGCTGAACCCCAACTACAACGAGGCGCTGGTCTTCGACGTCCCCCACGAGAGCGTGCACCACGTCAGCCTCACCATCGCCGTCGTCGACTACGACTG CATCGGGCACAACGAGGTGATCGGGCTGTGCCGCGTGGGCAGCGACGCCGACGGCCCCGGCCGCGAGCACTGGGCGCAGATGTTGGCGAACCCCCGCAAGCCCATCGAGCACTGGCACACCCTGGTGGAG